Proteins from one Streptomyces sp. NBC_00289 genomic window:
- a CDS encoding hydroxymethylglutaryl-CoA lyase, whose protein sequence is MVVPAPGLPARVRIHEVGARDGLQNEKSTVPTAVKAEFVRRLAGAGLTTIEATSFVHPKWVPQLADAEQLFPLVSDLEAALPVLVPNERGLDRALALGARRVAVFASATESFAKANLNRTVDEALAMFEPVVARAKAEGVHVRGYLSMCFGDPWEGAVPVAQVVRVCRALLDLGCDELSLGDTIGVATPGHVLGLLTALGEQGVDAGALGVHFHDTYGQALANTLAALQYGVTTVDASAGGLGGCPYAKSATGNLATEDLVWMLQGLGIDTGVDLGRLTATSVWMADQLGRPSPSRTVKALSHKEQ, encoded by the coding sequence ATGGTCGTACCGGCCCCGGGCCTGCCCGCGCGGGTACGCATCCACGAGGTGGGCGCCCGCGACGGCCTGCAGAACGAGAAGTCGACCGTGCCGACGGCGGTGAAGGCGGAGTTCGTCCGCCGCCTCGCCGGCGCGGGGCTGACCACGATCGAGGCGACCAGCTTCGTCCACCCGAAGTGGGTGCCCCAACTCGCCGACGCGGAGCAGCTGTTCCCACTGGTGAGCGATCTGGAGGCGGCGCTGCCGGTCCTGGTGCCGAACGAACGCGGGCTCGACCGCGCGCTGGCCCTGGGTGCCCGCCGGGTCGCCGTCTTCGCCAGCGCCACCGAGTCCTTCGCGAAGGCCAACCTCAACCGCACGGTGGACGAGGCACTGGCGATGTTCGAGCCGGTGGTGGCCCGGGCGAAGGCCGAGGGCGTGCACGTGCGCGGCTATCTCTCCATGTGCTTCGGCGACCCGTGGGAGGGCGCGGTCCCCGTCGCCCAGGTCGTCCGGGTGTGCCGGGCCCTGCTGGACCTGGGCTGCGACGAGCTGAGCCTGGGCGACACCATCGGCGTGGCGACCCCGGGGCACGTCCTCGGCCTCCTCACCGCGCTGGGCGAACAGGGCGTCGACGCCGGCGCGCTCGGCGTGCACTTCCACGACACCTACGGCCAGGCGCTCGCGAACACCCTGGCCGCGCTGCAGTACGGCGTCACGACCGTCGACGCCTCCGCGGGCGGCCTCGGCGGCTGCCCGTACGCGAAGTCCGCGACCGGCAACCTCGCCACCGAAGACCTCGTGTGGATGCTCCAGGGCCTCGGCATCGACACCGGGGTCGACCTCGGCCGTCTCACCGCCACCAGCGTGTGGATGGCCGACCAACTGGGCCGACCCAGCCCGTCCCGCACCGTCAAAGCCCTCTCCCACAAGGAGCAGTGA
- a CDS encoding biotin carboxylase N-terminal domain-containing protein, whose translation MFDTVLVANRGEIAVRVIRTLRSLGVRSVAVFSDADADARHVREADTAVRIGPAPAAESYLSVRRLLEAAERTGAQAVHPGYGFLAENAGFARACADAGLVFVGPSAEAISLMGDKIRAKETVRAAGVPVVPGSSGSGLTDAELADAAREIGMPVLLKPSAGGGGKGMRLVRDPAALADEIGAARREARASFGDDTLLVERWVDRPRHIEIQILADGHGNVIHLGERECSLQRRHQKVVEEAPSVLLDGPTRAAMGEAAVQAARSCAYRGAGTVEFIVPGGDPSSYFFMEMNTRLQVEHPVTELVTGLDLVEWQLRVASGERLPWAQADVTFTGHAVEARVCAEDPSRGFLPSGGTVLGLREPQGDGVRTDSGLSEGTEVGSLYDPMLSKVIAYGPDRETALRKLRAALAETVVLGVPTNAGFLRRLLAHPSVLAGELDTGLVEREVDTLVTAEVPGEVYAAAALLRQAALAPARGAGWVDPFSVADGWRLGGEHAWTAHHLHVPGHDPVTVRLRDTADGGAEVLLDGKGTPWRGVGGPPPRPGGDARFTCRLDGVTHTFAATPDGTWLGRDGDAWHVRDHDPVAASLTRGAHAGADSLTAPMPGTVTVVKVAVGDEVVAGQSLLVVEAMKMEHVISAPHAGTVAHLDVTAGTTVAMDQVLAVIAPVEEDQ comes from the coding sequence ATGTTTGACACAGTGCTCGTGGCCAACCGGGGCGAGATCGCCGTGCGCGTCATCCGCACGCTGCGCTCGCTGGGCGTGCGCTCGGTGGCCGTCTTCTCCGACGCGGACGCCGACGCCCGGCACGTCCGGGAGGCCGACACGGCGGTACGGATCGGTCCGGCGCCGGCGGCGGAGAGCTATCTGTCGGTGCGGCGGCTGCTGGAGGCGGCCGAGCGCACGGGCGCCCAGGCCGTCCACCCCGGATACGGCTTCCTGGCGGAGAACGCCGGCTTCGCGCGCGCCTGCGCCGACGCCGGGCTGGTCTTCGTCGGGCCGTCCGCCGAGGCGATCTCCCTCATGGGCGACAAGATCCGCGCCAAGGAGACGGTGCGGGCGGCCGGGGTGCCGGTCGTGCCGGGCTCCAGCGGCAGCGGGCTCACCGACGCCGAACTCGCCGACGCCGCCCGGGAGATCGGCATGCCGGTCCTGCTGAAGCCGAGTGCCGGCGGTGGCGGCAAGGGCATGCGCCTGGTGCGGGACCCCGCGGCTCTCGCCGACGAGATCGGCGCCGCCCGCCGCGAGGCCCGCGCCTCCTTCGGCGACGACACGCTCCTCGTCGAGCGGTGGGTGGACCGGCCCCGTCACATCGAGATCCAGATCCTGGCCGACGGCCATGGCAACGTGATCCACCTGGGCGAGCGCGAGTGCTCCCTCCAGCGCCGGCACCAGAAGGTCGTCGAGGAGGCGCCGAGCGTCCTCCTCGACGGGCCGACCCGCGCCGCGATGGGCGAGGCGGCGGTCCAGGCGGCCCGCTCCTGCGCCTACCGGGGCGCGGGCACGGTGGAGTTCATCGTCCCCGGCGGCGACCCCTCCTCGTATTTCTTCATGGAGATGAACACCCGCCTCCAGGTGGAGCACCCGGTCACCGAACTGGTCACCGGCCTGGACCTGGTCGAGTGGCAGCTGCGGGTGGCGTCCGGTGAGCGGCTGCCCTGGGCGCAGGCGGACGTGACCTTCACCGGGCACGCCGTGGAGGCCCGCGTCTGCGCCGAGGACCCCTCCCGCGGCTTCCTGCCCTCGGGCGGCACGGTGCTCGGGCTGCGCGAACCCCAGGGTGACGGTGTCCGCACCGACTCCGGGCTCAGCGAGGGCACCGAGGTCGGCAGCCTGTACGACCCGATGCTGTCCAAGGTGATCGCGTACGGCCCGGACCGGGAGACCGCGCTCAGGAAGCTCCGGGCGGCGCTCGCGGAGACGGTCGTCCTGGGCGTCCCCACCAACGCCGGGTTCCTGCGGCGGCTGCTCGCGCACCCGTCGGTGCTGGCGGGAGAGCTGGACACGGGGCTGGTCGAGCGGGAGGTCGACACGCTCGTGACCGCCGAGGTGCCGGGCGAGGTCTACGCGGCGGCGGCGCTGCTGCGTCAGGCCGCGCTCGCCCCCGCGCGCGGTGCGGGATGGGTCGATCCGTTCTCGGTCGCGGACGGCTGGCGGCTGGGCGGCGAGCACGCGTGGACCGCCCACCACCTGCACGTACCGGGACACGACCCGGTGACCGTCCGCCTGCGCGACACCGCGGACGGCGGGGCCGAGGTACTGCTGGACGGCAAGGGCACCCCGTGGCGCGGGGTCGGGGGCCCGCCCCCGCGGCCGGGCGGGGACGCCCGGTTCACCTGTCGGCTCGACGGTGTCACCCACACCTTCGCCGCGACTCCGGACGGCACCTGGCTGGGCCGCGACGGCGACGCGTGGCACGTGCGTGACCACGACCCGGTGGCCGCGTCCCTCACCCGGGGGGCGCACGCGGGCGCCGACTCGCTCACCGCGCCCATGCCCGGCACGGTCACGGTCGTCAAGGTCGCCGTCGGCGACGAGGTGGTCGCGGGCCAGAGCCTGCTGGTGGTCGAGGCGATGAAGATGGAGCACGTCATCTCCGCGCCGCACGCCGGCACCGTCGCCCACCTGGACGTGACCGCGGGCACGACCGTCGCCATGGACCAGGTCCTGGCCGTCATCGCCCCCGTGGAGGAGGACCAGTGA
- a CDS encoding carboxyl transferase domain-containing protein: MQEAPELQSAADPASEAWRANEEAHRALVEELRGKLAAARLGGGEKARARHTARGKLLPRDRVDTLLDPGSPFLELAPLAADGMYDGQAPAAGVIAGIGRVSGRECVIVANDATVKGGTYYPMTVKKHLRAQEVALENRLPCLYLVDSGGAFLPMQDEVFPDREHFGRIFYNQARMSGAGIPQIAAVLGSCTAGGAYVPAMSDEAVIVRGQGTIFLGGPPLVKAATGEVVTAEELGGGEVHARVSGVTDHLAEDDAHALRIVRNIVATLPARGLLPWEVTAPVEPKADPFGLYGAVPVDSRTPYDVREIIARVADGSRFSEFKAEFGQTLVTGFARIHGHPVGIVANNGILFSESAQKGAHFIELCDQRGIPLVFLQNISGFMVGRDYEAGGIAKHGAKMVTAVACTRVPKLTVVVGGSYGAGNYSMCGRAYSPRFLWMWPGAKISVMGGEQAASVLATVKRDQLEARGESWPAEDEEAFKDPVRAQYERQGNAYYATARLWDDGVIDPLETRPVLGLALTACANAPLGEPRFGVFRM; this comes from the coding sequence ATGCAAGAGGCACCGGAGCTCCAGAGCGCGGCCGATCCCGCGTCGGAGGCCTGGAGGGCCAACGAGGAGGCGCACCGCGCCCTCGTCGAGGAGCTGCGCGGCAAGCTGGCCGCGGCCCGGCTGGGCGGCGGTGAGAAGGCCCGGGCCCGGCACACCGCGCGCGGGAAGCTGCTGCCGCGCGACCGCGTGGACACGCTGCTCGACCCCGGCTCCCCCTTCCTGGAGCTGGCACCCCTGGCCGCCGACGGGATGTACGACGGACAGGCCCCGGCCGCCGGGGTCATCGCCGGGATCGGCCGGGTCAGCGGCCGCGAGTGCGTGATCGTCGCCAACGACGCCACCGTCAAGGGCGGCACCTACTACCCGATGACGGTGAAGAAGCACCTGCGCGCGCAGGAGGTCGCTCTCGAGAACCGTCTCCCCTGTCTCTACCTGGTCGACTCGGGCGGAGCCTTCCTGCCCATGCAGGACGAGGTGTTCCCGGACCGCGAGCACTTCGGGCGGATCTTCTACAACCAGGCCCGGATGTCGGGCGCCGGCATCCCGCAGATCGCGGCCGTGCTCGGCTCCTGCACGGCCGGCGGGGCGTATGTCCCGGCCATGAGCGACGAGGCCGTCATCGTCCGCGGCCAGGGCACGATCTTCCTCGGCGGGCCGCCGCTGGTGAAGGCCGCCACCGGTGAGGTCGTGACCGCCGAGGAACTGGGTGGCGGTGAGGTCCACGCGCGCGTGTCGGGCGTCACCGACCACCTCGCCGAGGACGACGCGCACGCGCTGCGGATCGTGCGGAACATCGTCGCCACGCTTCCCGCGCGGGGCCTGCTGCCCTGGGAGGTGACGGCGCCCGTCGAGCCGAAGGCGGACCCGTTCGGGCTGTACGGCGCGGTGCCGGTCGACTCCCGCACCCCCTATGACGTGCGCGAGATCATCGCGCGCGTGGCCGACGGCTCCCGCTTCTCCGAGTTCAAGGCCGAGTTCGGGCAGACCCTGGTCACCGGCTTCGCCCGGATCCACGGCCACCCGGTCGGGATCGTCGCCAACAACGGCATCCTCTTCTCCGAGTCCGCCCAGAAGGGCGCCCACTTCATCGAGCTGTGCGACCAGCGCGGAATCCCGCTGGTGTTCCTGCAGAACATCTCGGGCTTCATGGTCGGCAGGGACTACGAGGCCGGCGGCATCGCGAAGCACGGCGCCAAGATGGTCACGGCGGTGGCCTGCACGCGCGTGCCCAAGCTGACGGTGGTGGTCGGCGGGTCCTACGGCGCGGGCAACTACTCGATGTGCGGCCGGGCGTACTCGCCGCGCTTCCTGTGGATGTGGCCGGGCGCCAAGATCTCCGTCATGGGCGGCGAGCAGGCCGCCTCGGTCCTCGCGACCGTCAAGCGGGACCAGCTGGAGGCGCGCGGGGAGTCCTGGCCCGCCGAGGACGAAGAGGCCTTCAAGGACCCGGTCCGCGCGCAGTACGAGCGCCAGGGCAACGCCTACTACGCCACCGCGCGCCTGTGGGACGACGGTGTGATCGATCCGCTGGAGACCCGTCCGGTGCTGGGGCTCGCCCTGACCGCGTGCGCGAACGCGCCGCTGGGCGAGCCGCGGTTCGGCGTCTTCCGGATGTGA
- a CDS encoding TetR/AcrR family transcriptional regulator has protein sequence MTTRTDAPTRREQILKEAARLFAERGFHGVGVDEIGAAVGISGPGLYRHFAGKDAMLAELLVGISGQLLTGAKRRLQEARQAADPEAALDSLIEGHIDFALDDRPLITLHDRELDRLRDTDRKLVRQLQRQYVELWVEVVREVDPGLTEPAARSAVHSVFGLLNSTPHLGRPGALPGRAGTAALLHRMARGAFAAAGE, from the coding sequence ATGACCACCAGAACCGACGCTCCCACCCGGCGCGAGCAGATCCTCAAGGAGGCCGCCCGGCTGTTCGCCGAGCGTGGTTTCCACGGCGTCGGCGTCGACGAGATAGGCGCCGCGGTCGGCATCAGCGGGCCGGGTCTGTACCGGCACTTCGCCGGCAAGGACGCGATGCTGGCCGAACTGCTGGTCGGCATCAGTGGCCAGCTGCTGACCGGCGCGAAGCGCCGCCTCCAGGAGGCCCGTCAGGCGGCGGACCCCGAGGCGGCCCTCGACTCGCTCATCGAGGGCCACATCGACTTCGCCCTCGATGACCGGCCTCTGATCACCCTGCACGACCGCGAGCTGGACCGCCTCCGGGACACCGACCGCAAGCTGGTGCGGCAGTTGCAGCGGCAGTACGTGGAGCTGTGGGTGGAGGTGGTCCGCGAGGTGGACCCGGGCCTCACCGAACCCGCGGCCCGCTCGGCGGTCCACTCGGTGTTCGGGCTGCTGAACTCCACCCCCCACCTGGGCCGCCCCGGCGCGCTCCCCGGCCGCGCGGGCACCGCGGCCCTGCTGCACCGCATGGCGAGGGGAGCCTTCGCGGCCGCCGGAGAGTGA
- a CDS encoding acyl-CoA dehydrogenase family protein: MRRTVFNEDHEAFRETLRAFIEAEVVPVYDEWFAAGQAPRDFYYKLAELGVFGIRVDEEFGGAGIDSYKFEAVMYEETARAGVQFGGSGVHVLLGLPYIKMLATDEQKKRFLPKFVSGEEMWALAMTEPGTGSDLAGMKTTAKLSEDGTHYVLNGSKTFITGGVHADRVIVCARTSAPTAEDRRFGISLFAVDTKAEGYSIGRKLDKLGLKTSDTAELAFVDVKVPVEDLLGEENKGFYYLGHNLASERWGIAFGAYAQAKAAVRFAKEYVQERTVFGKSVASFQNTKFELAACQAEVDAAEAVADRALEALDAGELSAAEAASAKLFCTEVAHRVIDRCLQLHGGYGFMNEYPIARLYADNRVNRIYGGTSEIMKSIIAKNMGL; this comes from the coding sequence GTGCGCCGTACGGTGTTCAACGAGGACCACGAGGCGTTCCGGGAGACCCTCCGGGCCTTCATCGAGGCCGAGGTCGTCCCGGTCTACGACGAGTGGTTCGCCGCCGGCCAGGCGCCGCGCGACTTCTACTACAAGCTCGCCGAGCTCGGTGTCTTCGGCATCCGCGTCGACGAGGAGTTCGGCGGCGCCGGCATCGACTCGTACAAGTTCGAAGCCGTCATGTACGAGGAGACCGCCCGCGCGGGCGTCCAGTTCGGCGGCTCCGGCGTGCACGTGCTGCTCGGCCTGCCGTACATCAAGATGCTCGCCACCGACGAGCAGAAGAAGCGCTTCCTGCCGAAGTTCGTCTCCGGCGAGGAGATGTGGGCCCTCGCGATGACCGAGCCGGGCACCGGCTCCGACCTCGCCGGCATGAAGACCACCGCCAAGCTCTCCGAGGACGGCACGCACTACGTCCTCAACGGCTCCAAGACCTTCATCACCGGTGGCGTCCACGCCGACCGCGTGATCGTCTGCGCCCGCACCTCCGCGCCGACCGCCGAGGACCGCCGCTTCGGCATCTCCCTGTTCGCCGTGGACACCAAGGCCGAGGGCTACTCCATCGGCCGCAAGCTCGACAAGCTCGGCCTGAAGACGTCCGACACCGCCGAGCTCGCCTTCGTCGACGTGAAGGTTCCCGTCGAGGACCTCCTCGGCGAGGAGAACAAGGGCTTCTACTACCTCGGTCACAACCTGGCCTCCGAGCGCTGGGGCATCGCCTTCGGCGCCTACGCCCAGGCCAAGGCCGCGGTCCGGTTCGCCAAGGAGTACGTCCAGGAGCGCACGGTCTTCGGCAAGTCCGTCGCCTCGTTCCAGAACACCAAGTTCGAGCTGGCCGCCTGCCAGGCCGAGGTGGACGCGGCGGAGGCCGTCGCCGACCGCGCGCTCGAAGCCCTCGACGCGGGCGAGCTCAGTGCCGCCGAGGCCGCCAGCGCCAAGCTGTTCTGCACCGAGGTCGCGCACCGTGTCATCGACCGCTGCCTCCAGCTGCACGGCGGCTACGGCTTCATGAACGAGTACCCGATCGCCCGCCTGTACGCGGACAACCGTGTCAACCGTATCTACGGCGGCACCAGCGAGATCATGAAGTCGATCATCGCGAAAAACATGGGTCTGTAA
- a CDS encoding acyl-CoA thioesterase, whose amino-acid sequence MSQALLDLLDLLDLEPIEENIFRGQSRSAVVPRVFGGQVAAQALVAAGRTVPADRHAHSLHAYFLRPGDPGAPIVYNVDRLRDGRSFTTRRVVAVQHGKPIFGLSASFQTYEDGLDHQAPMPSAPDPVTLPTSRERLRGYDHLPAEVVEKFIEAREAIDLRYVEEPPYGEFGRPREPRSQVWFRTNGKLEGAVDAPLLHVVLATYVSDMTLLDSVLLAHGRGGWAVGDVVGASLDHAMWFHRPFRADEWLLYDQESASAYGGRGLGQARIYTQDGRLAISVVQEGLVRVPRED is encoded by the coding sequence ATGAGCCAGGCACTACTCGATCTCCTCGATCTGCTCGACCTGGAGCCGATCGAGGAGAACATCTTCCGCGGCCAGTCGCGGTCCGCCGTCGTCCCCCGGGTCTTCGGCGGACAGGTCGCGGCCCAGGCGCTGGTCGCCGCCGGGCGGACCGTCCCCGCGGACCGCCACGCCCACTCGCTGCACGCGTACTTCCTGCGCCCCGGCGATCCCGGCGCGCCCATCGTCTACAACGTCGACCGGCTTCGCGACGGTCGCTCCTTCACCACCCGCCGGGTGGTCGCCGTCCAGCACGGCAAGCCGATCTTCGGCCTGTCGGCGTCCTTCCAGACGTACGAGGACGGCCTCGACCACCAGGCCCCGATGCCGTCCGCGCCGGACCCGGTGACGCTGCCCACCTCCCGGGAGCGGCTGCGCGGCTACGACCACCTCCCGGCGGAGGTGGTGGAGAAGTTCATCGAGGCGCGCGAGGCGATCGACCTGCGCTACGTCGAGGAACCGCCGTACGGCGAGTTCGGCCGGCCCCGCGAGCCCCGCTCACAGGTGTGGTTCCGCACCAACGGCAAGCTCGAGGGCGCCGTCGACGCACCCCTGCTGCACGTCGTCCTCGCCACGTACGTCTCCGACATGACCCTCCTGGACTCCGTCCTGCTCGCGCACGGCCGCGGCGGCTGGGCCGTCGGCGACGTCGTCGGGGCCTCGCTGGACCACGCCATGTGGTTCCACCGGCCGTTCCGCGCCGACGAATGGCTGCTCTACGACCAGGAGTCGGCGTCGGCCTACGGCGGTCGTGGCCTCGGCCAGGCCCGCATCTACACGCAGGACGGCCGGCTCGCGATCTCCGTCGTCCAGGAGGGCTTGGTCCGCGTCCCCCGGGAAGACTGA
- a CDS encoding cation diffusion facilitator family transporter: protein MAAAQAEPTQEQGGGESTFTVIVAAVANLGIALAKAVAGVISGSSAMLSEAAHSVADTVTEVLLLTALKRSAKPADEDHPLGYGPERYIWAMLAAVATFVGGAVFSLYDGIHTLVAGEELGDPLVSYIVLAVAFLLEGYSLRTGIRQARGEAARARVPFGRYLRYTPDTAVKAVVLEDSAALVGLVLAAGGLLGGQLTGSGAWDGTASLLIGVLLLYVAWVLGRSNAELLIGRPLPRPVRERIRAELLAVEHIEAVLELTTLVQGPSEALVAAKVDFRDVSTAAQIEWACEQAEQRLREVVPAVSRVYLDPTPGYAQRRAEGLNPWP from the coding sequence ATGGCAGCAGCGCAGGCGGAACCGACGCAGGAACAGGGCGGCGGCGAGAGCACCTTCACGGTGATCGTCGCCGCCGTCGCCAATCTCGGCATCGCGCTCGCGAAGGCGGTGGCCGGCGTCATCAGCGGATCCAGCGCGATGCTCTCGGAGGCCGCGCACTCCGTCGCCGACACGGTCACCGAGGTCCTGCTGCTGACCGCCCTCAAACGCAGCGCGAAACCGGCCGACGAGGACCACCCGCTCGGTTACGGCCCCGAGCGATACATCTGGGCCATGCTCGCCGCCGTCGCCACCTTCGTCGGCGGCGCGGTCTTCTCCCTCTACGACGGCATCCACACCCTGGTCGCGGGCGAGGAACTCGGCGACCCCCTCGTCTCGTACATCGTGCTCGCCGTCGCCTTCCTGCTGGAGGGCTACTCCCTGCGCACCGGCATCCGGCAGGCGCGCGGCGAGGCGGCCAGGGCCCGCGTGCCCTTCGGGCGCTATCTGCGATACACGCCCGACACCGCGGTGAAGGCCGTCGTCCTGGAGGACTCCGCCGCCCTCGTCGGTCTCGTCCTCGCCGCGGGCGGACTGCTCGGCGGGCAGCTCACCGGATCGGGGGCGTGGGACGGAACCGCCTCGCTCCTCATCGGCGTACTCCTGCTGTACGTCGCCTGGGTGCTCGGCCGCTCCAACGCCGAACTGCTCATCGGGCGGCCGCTGCCCCGGCCCGTGCGGGAGCGGATCCGGGCGGAACTGCTCGCGGTCGAGCACATCGAGGCCGTCCTGGAGCTGACCACGCTCGTGCAGGGCCCGAGCGAAGCCCTCGTGGCCGCCAAGGTCGACTTCCGGGACGTGTCCACGGCCGCCCAGATCGAATGGGCCTGCGAGCAGGCCGAGCAGCGGCTGCGGGAGGTCGTCCCCGCGGTGAGCCGGGTCTACCTGGACCCGACGCCCGGATACGCGCAGCGGCGCGCGGAGGGCCTCAATCCCTGGCCGTGA
- a CDS encoding maleylpyruvate isomerase N-terminal domain-containing protein, whose product MTVMDTEESWNPRGGRLRTAFPEAVRVASGLLAEPAVAAAWDRPSALPDFTVGGLAAHLAGQELALPGLLAGPDPAQPLISLREYYTQRVTWLDAGVDGAVNIRIRKGGEARAADGPEALLARHREAVGQVEAELPGVRAGRPVRMDTWGDWSLDLDDLLLTRLMEVVVHTDDLAVSVGLPTPRFPERVTAPVVDLLVRLAVHRHGTTDVIRALARAERAPASIAGI is encoded by the coding sequence ATGACCGTCATGGACACGGAAGAGTCATGGAACCCGCGCGGCGGACGCCTCCGGACCGCCTTCCCGGAGGCGGTCCGGGTCGCCTCCGGACTGCTCGCCGAACCGGCCGTCGCCGCGGCCTGGGACCGGCCCAGCGCCCTGCCGGACTTCACCGTCGGCGGCCTCGCCGCGCACCTCGCCGGGCAGGAACTCGCCCTGCCCGGCCTGCTCGCGGGGCCGGACCCCGCCCAACCGCTGATCTCCCTGCGGGAGTACTACACGCAGCGGGTGACCTGGCTGGACGCCGGCGTCGACGGAGCCGTCAACATCCGGATCCGCAAGGGCGGCGAGGCCAGGGCGGCGGACGGACCCGAAGCGCTCCTCGCCCGCCACCGGGAGGCGGTCGGACAGGTGGAGGCCGAGCTGCCGGGCGTGCGTGCCGGGCGGCCGGTCCGGATGGACACGTGGGGCGACTGGTCCCTCGACCTCGACGACCTCCTGCTCACCCGGCTGATGGAAGTCGTCGTCCACACCGACGACCTGGCCGTCAGCGTCGGACTGCCCACCCCGCGGTTCCCCGAGCGGGTGACCGCACCCGTCGTCGACCTGCTGGTCCGCCTGGCCGTCCACCGCCACGGCACCACCGACGTGATCCGCGCCCTCGCCCGCGCCGAACGCGCCCCCGCGTCGATCGCCGGGATCTGA
- a CDS encoding phosphatase: MPIPGTPSRAELVDHLVRTRIAGDVATPRENNLSHYRQLANGVRNFWLGLELGDRWTDEQDVLAVMAERVGVNDDPEYRFGQDTIDPELTVDALQRMAGRLRKAADGQQRVLFATGHPGGLLDVHRATAAALRAAGCEIVVIPDGLQTDEGYVMQFADVAVLEHGATLWHTHSGEPMKAILTALERAERPLPDLVVADHGWAGYAGRHGVDSVGYADCNDPALFLAEAEGTVQVTVPLDDHVLSPRHYDPMTAYLLAEAGLTQS; the protein is encoded by the coding sequence ATGCCGATACCCGGGACACCCAGCCGCGCCGAGCTCGTCGACCACCTCGTACGGACCCGCATCGCGGGCGATGTCGCGACGCCCCGCGAGAACAACCTCTCCCACTACCGCCAGCTCGCGAACGGCGTCCGCAACTTCTGGCTCGGCCTGGAGCTCGGCGACCGCTGGACCGACGAGCAGGACGTGCTCGCGGTGATGGCGGAGCGGGTCGGCGTGAACGACGACCCCGAGTACCGGTTCGGCCAGGACACCATCGACCCCGAGCTGACCGTCGACGCGCTGCAGCGCATGGCGGGGCGGCTGCGCAAGGCCGCCGACGGGCAGCAGCGGGTCCTCTTCGCCACCGGTCACCCGGGCGGCCTCCTCGACGTGCACCGTGCCACGGCCGCCGCCCTGCGCGCGGCCGGCTGCGAGATCGTCGTGATCCCGGACGGGCTGCAGACGGACGAGGGGTACGTCATGCAGTTCGCGGACGTGGCGGTGCTCGAGCACGGCGCCACGCTGTGGCACACGCACTCCGGCGAGCCGATGAAGGCCATCCTCACCGCCCTGGAGCGCGCGGAGCGCCCGCTGCCCGACCTGGTCGTCGCCGACCACGGCTGGGCCGGGTACGCCGGCCGGCACGGCGTGGACTCGGTGGGCTACGCCGACTGCAACGACCCGGCCCTGTTCCTCGCCGAGGCGGAGGGCACCGTCCAGGTGACGGTCCCCCTCGACGACCACGTGCTCAGCCCGCGCCACTACGACCCGATGACGGCGTACCTGCTGGCGGAGGCCGGACTCACGCAGAGCTAG